A genomic window from Motacilla alba alba isolate MOTALB_02 chromosome 2, Motacilla_alba_V1.0_pri, whole genome shotgun sequence includes:
- the SGCE gene encoding epsilon-sarcoglycan isoform X9, whose protein sequence is MRRRWCRQQQAEERGAMRCCAAGLWPHSALTTLLLTVYTILSKVHSDRNVYPSAGVLFVHVLEREYFKGEFPPYPKPGEISNDPITFNTNLMGYPDRPGWLRYIQRTPYSDGVLYGSPTVENVGKPTIIEITAYNRRTFETARHNLIINIMSAEDFPLPYQAEFFIRNMNVEEMLASEVLGDFLGAVKNVWQPERLNAINITSALDRGGRVPLPINDMKEGVYVMVGADVPFSSCLREVENPQNQLRCSQEMEPVITCDKKFRTQFHIDWCKISLVDNTKQVSTFQEVIRGEGILPDGGEYKPPSDTLKSRDYYSDFLITLAVPSAIALVLFLILAYIMCCRREGVEKRNMQTPDIQLVHHSAIQKSTKELRDMSKNREIAWPLSTLPVFHPVTGEIVPPLHTDSYDNTSMPLMQTQQNLPHQTQIPQQQSAGEFRMTTFQRFEVNGIPEERKLTEAMNL, encoded by the exons ATGCGGCGGCGGTGGTGCCGGCAGCAGCAGGCGGAGGAGCGGGGAGCGATGCGGTGCTGCGCGGCGGGGCTGTGGCCGCACAGCGCCCTCACCACGCTCCTGCTGACAG tgtaCACAATTCTGTCTAAGGTGCACTCTGATCGGAATGTATACCCTTCTGCTGGAGTTCTGTTTGTTCATGTTTTGGAGAGAGAGTACTTTAAGGGGGAGTTTCCTCCTTACCCAAAGCCTG GTGAAATAAGTAATGATCCTATAACGTTTAATACCAATTTAATGGGTTACCCTGACAGACCTGGATGGCTGCGCTATATACAAAGGACACCGTACAGTGATGGAGTGCTGTATGGCTCACCAACTGTAGAAAATGTGGGCAAGCCAACCATCATTGAG ATCACTGCGTATAACAGGCGTACCTTTGAAACAGCGAGACACAATTTGATCATTAATATAATGTCAGCAGAAG ATTTTCCTTTGCCATATCAAGCGGAATTCTTCATAAGGAATATGAATGTAGAAGAAATGTTGGCAAGTGAAGTTCTGGGTGACTTTCTGGGAGCAGTGAAAAATGTATGGCAGCCAGAACGCCTGAATGCTATAAACATTACTTCAGCCCTTGACAGGGGAGGGAGAGTTCCACTTCCCATTAATGACATGAAAGAGGG tgtGTATGTGATGGTTGGGGCAGACGTTCCTTTCTCTTCGTGTTTACGAGAAGtggaaaacccacaaaatcaGCTGAGGTGCAGTCAAGAAATGGAGCCTGTAATAACCTGTGATAAAAAATTTCGTACTCAATTCCATATTGACTGGTGTAAAATCTCTCTG GTTGACAATACAAAGCAAGTttccacctttcaggaagtgaTTCGAGGAGAGGGAATATTACCTGATGGTGGAGAATACAAGCCACCTTCTGATACCCTGAAAAGCAGAGACTATTACTCGGATTTCCTAATTACGCTGGCAGTGCCCTCGGCAATAGCACTGGTGCTTTTTCTAATACTTGCCTATATCATGTGCTGCCGACGGGAGGGAGT ggaaaagagaaacatgCAAACACCAGA CATCCAGCTGGTGCACCACAGTGCTATACAGAAATCAACCAAAGAGCTTCGTGACATGTCCAAGAACAGAGAGATCGCGTGGCCGCTCTCCACTCTGCCCGTGTTCCACCCCGTGACGGGCGAGATCGTCCCGCCCCTGCACACGGACAGCTACGACAACACCAGCATGCCTCTGATGCAGACACAGCA GAACCTGCCACATCAGACTCagattccacagcagcagagtgcag GAGAATTTCGTATGACAACATTTCAAAGATTTGAG GTAAATGGTATTCCTGAGGAAAGAAAACTAACAGAAGCAATGAATTTGTAA
- the SGCE gene encoding epsilon-sarcoglycan isoform X8 has protein sequence MRRRWCRQQQAEERGAMRCCAAGLWPHSALTTLLLTVYTILSKVHSDRNVYPSAGVLFVHVLEREYFKGEFPPYPKPGEISNDPITFNTNLMGYPDRPGWLRYIQRTPYSDGVLYGSPTVENVGKPTIIEITAYNRRTFETARHNLIINIMSAEVDFPLPYQAEFFIRNMNVEEMLASEVLGDFLGAVKNVWQPERLNAINITSALDRGGRVPLPINDMKEGVYVMVGADVPFSSCLREVENPQNQLRCSQEMEPVITCDKKFRTQFHIDWCKISLVDNTKQVSTFQEVIRGEGILPDGGEYKPPSDTLKSRDYYSDFLITLAVPSAIALVLFLILAYIMCCRREGVEKRNMQTPDIQLVHHSAIQKSTKELRDMSKNREIAWPLSTLPVFHPVTGEIVPPLHTDSYDNTSMPLMQTQQNLPHQTQIPQQQSAGEFRMTTFQRFEVNGIPEERKLTEAMNL, from the exons ATGCGGCGGCGGTGGTGCCGGCAGCAGCAGGCGGAGGAGCGGGGAGCGATGCGGTGCTGCGCGGCGGGGCTGTGGCCGCACAGCGCCCTCACCACGCTCCTGCTGACAG tgtaCACAATTCTGTCTAAGGTGCACTCTGATCGGAATGTATACCCTTCTGCTGGAGTTCTGTTTGTTCATGTTTTGGAGAGAGAGTACTTTAAGGGGGAGTTTCCTCCTTACCCAAAGCCTG GTGAAATAAGTAATGATCCTATAACGTTTAATACCAATTTAATGGGTTACCCTGACAGACCTGGATGGCTGCGCTATATACAAAGGACACCGTACAGTGATGGAGTGCTGTATGGCTCACCAACTGTAGAAAATGTGGGCAAGCCAACCATCATTGAG ATCACTGCGTATAACAGGCGTACCTTTGAAACAGCGAGACACAATTTGATCATTAATATAATGTCAGCAGAAG TAGATTTTCCTTTGCCATATCAAGCGGAATTCTTCATAAGGAATATGAATGTAGAAGAAATGTTGGCAAGTGAAGTTCTGGGTGACTTTCTGGGAGCAGTGAAAAATGTATGGCAGCCAGAACGCCTGAATGCTATAAACATTACTTCAGCCCTTGACAGGGGAGGGAGAGTTCCACTTCCCATTAATGACATGAAAGAGGG tgtGTATGTGATGGTTGGGGCAGACGTTCCTTTCTCTTCGTGTTTACGAGAAGtggaaaacccacaaaatcaGCTGAGGTGCAGTCAAGAAATGGAGCCTGTAATAACCTGTGATAAAAAATTTCGTACTCAATTCCATATTGACTGGTGTAAAATCTCTCTG GTTGACAATACAAAGCAAGTttccacctttcaggaagtgaTTCGAGGAGAGGGAATATTACCTGATGGTGGAGAATACAAGCCACCTTCTGATACCCTGAAAAGCAGAGACTATTACTCGGATTTCCTAATTACGCTGGCAGTGCCCTCGGCAATAGCACTGGTGCTTTTTCTAATACTTGCCTATATCATGTGCTGCCGACGGGAGGGAGT ggaaaagagaaacatgCAAACACCAGA CATCCAGCTGGTGCACCACAGTGCTATACAGAAATCAACCAAAGAGCTTCGTGACATGTCCAAGAACAGAGAGATCGCGTGGCCGCTCTCCACTCTGCCCGTGTTCCACCCCGTGACGGGCGAGATCGTCCCGCCCCTGCACACGGACAGCTACGACAACACCAGCATGCCTCTGATGCAGACACAGCA GAACCTGCCACATCAGACTCagattccacagcagcagagtgcag GAGAATTTCGTATGACAACATTTCAAAGATTTGAG GTAAATGGTATTCCTGAGGAAAGAAAACTAACAGAAGCAATGAATTTGTAA
- the SGCE gene encoding epsilon-sarcoglycan isoform X12, with protein sequence MFSKSTAHSCAPGKPAGCGMPPYPAGSPREGAGQGWAGQGASAYALPLHPGHHGFVSPHLHRGPGRGSPCLRQGPQPLCPRPEGNLVPRSPLPAEPAPTTPPPVPTPPWRRETHPGMPGISRPRCLETAAGAGRGGAGREGEDAAAAAGPGGGRRMRRRWCRQQQAEERGAMRCCAAGLWPHSALTTLLLTAFLLSSADGNNGTVNWTTKRAHSYVISRIKAVQKNVYTILSKVHSDRNVYPSAGVLFVHVLEREYFKGEFPPYPKPGEISNDPITFNTNLMGYPDRPGWLRYIQRTPYSDGVLYGSPTVENVGKPTIIEITAYNRRTFETARHNLIINIMSAEDFPLPYQAEFFIRNMNVEEMLASEVLGDFLGAVKNVWQPERLNAINITSALDRGGRVPLPINDMKEGVYVMVGADVPFSSCLREVENPQNQLRCSQEMEPVITCDKKFRTQFHIDWCKISLVDNTKQVSTFQEVIRGEGILPDGGEYKPPSDTLKSRDYYSDFLITLAVPSAIALVLFLILAYIMCCRREGVEKRNMQTPDIQLVHHSAIQKSTKELRDMSKNREIAWPLSTLPVFHPVTGEIVPPLHTDSYDNTSMPLMQTQQNLPHQTQIPQQQSAGEFRMTTFQRFEVNGIPEERKLTEAMNL encoded by the exons ATGTTTTCCAAGAGCACAGCACACTCTTGTGCACCAGGCAAGCCTGCGGGGTGTGGGATGCCGCCCTACCCTGCCGGGTCTCCAAGGGAGGGCGCGGGACAAGGTTGGGCTGGACAAGGCGCCTCAGCCTACGCCTTGCCCCTCCACCCGGGGCACCACGGCTTCGTCTCGCCACATCTGCAccgcgggccggggcggggcagCCCCTGTCTCCGCCAGGGGCCACAGCCGCTCTGCCCCCGCCCTGAGGGGAACCTTGTCCCGCGGAGCCCGCTCCCCGCGGAGCCCGCACCGACAACTCCACCGCCCGTGCCCACCCCGCCATGGCGGCGAGAGACTCATCCCGGCATGCCCGGCATTTCCCGGCCGCGCTGCCTGGAGacggcggccggggcggggcggggaggaGCGGGGCGGGAAGGGGAGGATGCTGCGGCCGCCGCGGGGCcaggcggcggcag GAGGATGCGGCGGCGGTGGTGCCGGCAGCAGCAGGCGGAGGAGCGGGGAGCGATGCGGTGCTGCGCGGCGGGGCTGTGGCCGCACAGCGCCCTCACCACGCTCCTGCTGACAG CTTTTTTGCTAAGCTCTGCTGATGGCAATAATGGAACTGTTAACTGGACGACTAAGCGAGCCCACAGTTATGTTATCAGCAGAATAAAGGCTGTTCAGAAGAATG tgtaCACAATTCTGTCTAAGGTGCACTCTGATCGGAATGTATACCCTTCTGCTGGAGTTCTGTTTGTTCATGTTTTGGAGAGAGAGTACTTTAAGGGGGAGTTTCCTCCTTACCCAAAGCCTG GTGAAATAAGTAATGATCCTATAACGTTTAATACCAATTTAATGGGTTACCCTGACAGACCTGGATGGCTGCGCTATATACAAAGGACACCGTACAGTGATGGAGTGCTGTATGGCTCACCAACTGTAGAAAATGTGGGCAAGCCAACCATCATTGAG ATCACTGCGTATAACAGGCGTACCTTTGAAACAGCGAGACACAATTTGATCATTAATATAATGTCAGCAGAAG ATTTTCCTTTGCCATATCAAGCGGAATTCTTCATAAGGAATATGAATGTAGAAGAAATGTTGGCAAGTGAAGTTCTGGGTGACTTTCTGGGAGCAGTGAAAAATGTATGGCAGCCAGAACGCCTGAATGCTATAAACATTACTTCAGCCCTTGACAGGGGAGGGAGAGTTCCACTTCCCATTAATGACATGAAAGAGGG tgtGTATGTGATGGTTGGGGCAGACGTTCCTTTCTCTTCGTGTTTACGAGAAGtggaaaacccacaaaatcaGCTGAGGTGCAGTCAAGAAATGGAGCCTGTAATAACCTGTGATAAAAAATTTCGTACTCAATTCCATATTGACTGGTGTAAAATCTCTCTG GTTGACAATACAAAGCAAGTttccacctttcaggaagtgaTTCGAGGAGAGGGAATATTACCTGATGGTGGAGAATACAAGCCACCTTCTGATACCCTGAAAAGCAGAGACTATTACTCGGATTTCCTAATTACGCTGGCAGTGCCCTCGGCAATAGCACTGGTGCTTTTTCTAATACTTGCCTATATCATGTGCTGCCGACGGGAGGGAGT ggaaaagagaaacatgCAAACACCAGA CATCCAGCTGGTGCACCACAGTGCTATACAGAAATCAACCAAAGAGCTTCGTGACATGTCCAAGAACAGAGAGATCGCGTGGCCGCTCTCCACTCTGCCCGTGTTCCACCCCGTGACGGGCGAGATCGTCCCGCCCCTGCACACGGACAGCTACGACAACACCAGCATGCCTCTGATGCAGACACAGCA GAACCTGCCACATCAGACTCagattccacagcagcagagtgcag GAGAATTTCGTATGACAACATTTCAAAGATTTGAG GTAAATGGTATTCCTGAGGAAAGAAAACTAACAGAAGCAATGAATTTGTAA
- the SGCE gene encoding epsilon-sarcoglycan isoform X7, which yields MRRRWCRQQQAEERGAMRCCAAGLWPHSALTTLLLTAFLLSSADGNNGTVNWTTKRAHSYVISRIKAVQKNVYTILSKVHSDRNVYPSAGVLFVHVLEREYFKGEFPPYPKPGEISNDPITFNTNLMGYPDRPGWLRYIQRTPYSDGVLYGSPTVENVGKPTIIEITAYNRRTFETARHNLIINIMSAEVDFPLPYQAEFFIRNMNVEEMLASEVLGDFLGAVKNVWQPERLNAINITSALDRGGRVPLPINDMKEGVYVMVGADVPFSSCLREVENPQNQLRCSQEMEPVITCDKKFRTQFHIDWCKISLVDNTKQVSTFQEVIRGEGILPDGGEYKPPSDTLKSRDYYSDFLITLAVPSAIALVLFLILAYIMCCRREGVEKRNMQTPDIQLVHHSAIQKSTKELRDMSKNREIAWPLSTLPVFHPVTGEIVPPLHTDSYDNTSMPLMQTQQNLPHQTQIPQQQSAGKWYS from the exons ATGCGGCGGCGGTGGTGCCGGCAGCAGCAGGCGGAGGAGCGGGGAGCGATGCGGTGCTGCGCGGCGGGGCTGTGGCCGCACAGCGCCCTCACCACGCTCCTGCTGACAG CTTTTTTGCTAAGCTCTGCTGATGGCAATAATGGAACTGTTAACTGGACGACTAAGCGAGCCCACAGTTATGTTATCAGCAGAATAAAGGCTGTTCAGAAGAATG tgtaCACAATTCTGTCTAAGGTGCACTCTGATCGGAATGTATACCCTTCTGCTGGAGTTCTGTTTGTTCATGTTTTGGAGAGAGAGTACTTTAAGGGGGAGTTTCCTCCTTACCCAAAGCCTG GTGAAATAAGTAATGATCCTATAACGTTTAATACCAATTTAATGGGTTACCCTGACAGACCTGGATGGCTGCGCTATATACAAAGGACACCGTACAGTGATGGAGTGCTGTATGGCTCACCAACTGTAGAAAATGTGGGCAAGCCAACCATCATTGAG ATCACTGCGTATAACAGGCGTACCTTTGAAACAGCGAGACACAATTTGATCATTAATATAATGTCAGCAGAAG TAGATTTTCCTTTGCCATATCAAGCGGAATTCTTCATAAGGAATATGAATGTAGAAGAAATGTTGGCAAGTGAAGTTCTGGGTGACTTTCTGGGAGCAGTGAAAAATGTATGGCAGCCAGAACGCCTGAATGCTATAAACATTACTTCAGCCCTTGACAGGGGAGGGAGAGTTCCACTTCCCATTAATGACATGAAAGAGGG tgtGTATGTGATGGTTGGGGCAGACGTTCCTTTCTCTTCGTGTTTACGAGAAGtggaaaacccacaaaatcaGCTGAGGTGCAGTCAAGAAATGGAGCCTGTAATAACCTGTGATAAAAAATTTCGTACTCAATTCCATATTGACTGGTGTAAAATCTCTCTG GTTGACAATACAAAGCAAGTttccacctttcaggaagtgaTTCGAGGAGAGGGAATATTACCTGATGGTGGAGAATACAAGCCACCTTCTGATACCCTGAAAAGCAGAGACTATTACTCGGATTTCCTAATTACGCTGGCAGTGCCCTCGGCAATAGCACTGGTGCTTTTTCTAATACTTGCCTATATCATGTGCTGCCGACGGGAGGGAGT ggaaaagagaaacatgCAAACACCAGA CATCCAGCTGGTGCACCACAGTGCTATACAGAAATCAACCAAAGAGCTTCGTGACATGTCCAAGAACAGAGAGATCGCGTGGCCGCTCTCCACTCTGCCCGTGTTCCACCCCGTGACGGGCGAGATCGTCCCGCCCCTGCACACGGACAGCTACGACAACACCAGCATGCCTCTGATGCAGACACAGCA GAACCTGCCACATCAGACTCagattccacagcagcagagtgcag GTAAATGGTATTCCTGA
- the SGCE gene encoding epsilon-sarcoglycan isoform X11 gives MRRRWCRQQQAEERGAMRCCAAGLWPHSALTTLLLTAFLLSSADGNNGTVNWTTKRAHSYVISRIKAVQKNVYTILSKVHSDRNVYPSAGVLFVHVLEREYFKGEFPPYPKPGEISNDPITFNTNLMGYPDRPGWLRYIQRTPYSDGVLYGSPTVENVGKPTIIEITAYNRRTFETARHNLIINIMSAEVDFPLPYQAEFFIRNMNVEEMLASEVLGDFLGAVKNVWQPERLNAINITSALDRGGRVPLPINDMKEGVYVMVGADVPFSSCLREVENPQNQLRCSQEMEPVITCDKKFRTQFHIDWCKISLVDNTKQVSTFQEVIRGEGILPDGGEYKPPSDTLKSRDYYSDFLITLAVPSAIALVLFLILAYIMCCRREGVEKRNMQTPDIQLVHHSAIQKSTKELRDMSKNREIAWPLSTLPVFHPVTGEIVPPLHTDSYDNTSMPLMQTQQ, from the exons ATGCGGCGGCGGTGGTGCCGGCAGCAGCAGGCGGAGGAGCGGGGAGCGATGCGGTGCTGCGCGGCGGGGCTGTGGCCGCACAGCGCCCTCACCACGCTCCTGCTGACAG CTTTTTTGCTAAGCTCTGCTGATGGCAATAATGGAACTGTTAACTGGACGACTAAGCGAGCCCACAGTTATGTTATCAGCAGAATAAAGGCTGTTCAGAAGAATG tgtaCACAATTCTGTCTAAGGTGCACTCTGATCGGAATGTATACCCTTCTGCTGGAGTTCTGTTTGTTCATGTTTTGGAGAGAGAGTACTTTAAGGGGGAGTTTCCTCCTTACCCAAAGCCTG GTGAAATAAGTAATGATCCTATAACGTTTAATACCAATTTAATGGGTTACCCTGACAGACCTGGATGGCTGCGCTATATACAAAGGACACCGTACAGTGATGGAGTGCTGTATGGCTCACCAACTGTAGAAAATGTGGGCAAGCCAACCATCATTGAG ATCACTGCGTATAACAGGCGTACCTTTGAAACAGCGAGACACAATTTGATCATTAATATAATGTCAGCAGAAG TAGATTTTCCTTTGCCATATCAAGCGGAATTCTTCATAAGGAATATGAATGTAGAAGAAATGTTGGCAAGTGAAGTTCTGGGTGACTTTCTGGGAGCAGTGAAAAATGTATGGCAGCCAGAACGCCTGAATGCTATAAACATTACTTCAGCCCTTGACAGGGGAGGGAGAGTTCCACTTCCCATTAATGACATGAAAGAGGG tgtGTATGTGATGGTTGGGGCAGACGTTCCTTTCTCTTCGTGTTTACGAGAAGtggaaaacccacaaaatcaGCTGAGGTGCAGTCAAGAAATGGAGCCTGTAATAACCTGTGATAAAAAATTTCGTACTCAATTCCATATTGACTGGTGTAAAATCTCTCTG GTTGACAATACAAAGCAAGTttccacctttcaggaagtgaTTCGAGGAGAGGGAATATTACCTGATGGTGGAGAATACAAGCCACCTTCTGATACCCTGAAAAGCAGAGACTATTACTCGGATTTCCTAATTACGCTGGCAGTGCCCTCGGCAATAGCACTGGTGCTTTTTCTAATACTTGCCTATATCATGTGCTGCCGACGGGAGGGAGT ggaaaagagaaacatgCAAACACCAGA CATCCAGCTGGTGCACCACAGTGCTATACAGAAATCAACCAAAGAGCTTCGTGACATGTCCAAGAACAGAGAGATCGCGTGGCCGCTCTCCACTCTGCCCGTGTTCCACCCCGTGACGGGCGAGATCGTCCCGCCCCTGCACACGGACAGCTACGACAACACCAGCATGCCTCTGATGCAGACACAGCA GTAA